One window of the Triticum dicoccoides isolate Atlit2015 ecotype Zavitan chromosome 3B, WEW_v2.0, whole genome shotgun sequence genome contains the following:
- the LOC119274641 gene encoding protein NRT1/ PTR FAMILY 8.2-like, with product MGEVGAESAGMIYTQDGTVDIKGNPAVKSDTGNWRACPYILANECCERLAYYGMSANLSNFMLDNMGMNNTAAANSVTNWGGTCYATTLIGAFLADAYLGRFWTIASFVTIYIIGLGLLTVTASVKALVPTCAAKGVCDPTAGQTAAVFVGLYLVALGTGGIKPCVSSFGADQFDENDDGERRSKSSFFNWFYLSINIGALVASSVMVYVQEHYGWAWGFGIPAVVMAIAVGSFFVGTPLYRHQRPGGSPLTRIAQVLVAATRKLSVPVDGSALYETMDKESGIMGSRKLEHTEQFRFLDKAAVETPEDRTETGPSPWRLCTVTQVEELKSVVRLLPIWASGIVFAAVYGQMSTMFVFQGNTLDKRMGAHFSIPSASLSIFDTISVIAWVPVYDRLLVPAVRSFTGHPRGFTQLQRMGVGLVVSIFSMVAAGVLELIRLRTVARHGLYGEKDIVPISIFWQVPQYFIIGAAEVFVFVGQLDFFYDQAPDAMRSMCTALSLTAIALGGYVSTLLVTVVAKVTTRGGKEGWIPAKNLNVGHLDYFFWLMTVLSVVNFVVYLPIANWYTYKKTAGAGDGQDANEVGDGSTAGAGDDPDANQVGDDSTAGAGHDQDANEVGDDSPKSGDRTK from the exons ATGGGGGAGGTTGGTGCTGAGTCTGCAGGCATGATCTACACCCAAGATGGCACGGTGGACATCAAGGGCAACCCGGCCGTCAAGAGTGACACCGGCAACTGGCGCGCCTGCCCCTACATCCTTG CGAACGAATGCTGCGAGCGGCTGGCCTACTACGGCATGAGCGCCAACCTGAGCAACTTCATGCTGGACAACATGGGCATGAACAACACCGCCGCCGCCAACAGCGTCACCAACTGGGGCGGCACCTGCTACGCCACCACCCTcatcggcgccttcctcgccgacgCCTACCTTGGCCGCTTCTGGACCATCGCCTCCTTCGTCACCATCTACATCATCGGCCTCGGGCTCCTCACGGTTACGGCCTCGGTGAAGGCGCTGGTGCCGACGTGCGCGGCCAAGGGGGTGTGCGACCCGACGGCGGGGCAAACGGCCGCGGTGTTCGTGGGCTTGTACCTCGTCGCTCTGGGCACGGGCGGCATCAAGCCCTGCGTGTCCTCGTTCGGGGCCGACCAGTTCGACGAGAACGACGACGGCGAGCGGCGGAGCAAGAGCTCCTTCTTCAACTGGTTCTACTTGTCTATCAACATCGGCGCGCTGGTGGCGTCGTCCGTGATGGTGTACGTGCAGGAGCACTACGGCTGGGCCTGGGGCTTCGGCATCCCCGCCGTCGTCATGGCCATCGCCGTCGGCAGCTTCTTCGTCGGCACGCCGCTCTACCGCCACCAGCGCCCCGGCGGCAGCCCGCTCACCCGCATCGCGCAGGTGCTCGTCGCCGCCACGCGCAAGCTCAGCGTCCCTGTCGACGGGTCGGCTTTGTACGAGACGATGGACAAGGAGTCTGGCATCATGGGGAGCCGCAAGCTGGAGCACACCGAGCAGTTCAGGTTCCTCGACAAAGCGGCCGTGGAGACGCCGGAGGACAGGACGGAGACCGGGCCGTCGCCGTGGCGGCTGTGCACGGTGACGCAGGTGGAGGAGCTCAAGAGCGTGGTGCGGCTGCTGCCCATCTGGGCGAGCGGCATCGTCTTCGCGGCGGTGTACGGGCAGATGAGCACCATGTTCGTGTTCCAGGGAAACACCCTCGACAAGCGCATGGGCGCCCACTTCTCCATCCCGTCCGCCTCTCTCTCTATCTTCGACACCATCAGCGTCATCGCCTGGGTGCCCGTCTATGACCGCCTCCTCGTCCCGGCCGTCCGCTCCTTCACCGGCCACCCCCGCGGCTTCACGCAGCTCCAGCGCATGGGTGTCGGCCTCGTCGTCTCAATCttctccatggtcgccgccggcgtgctCGAGCTCATCCGTCTCCGCACGGTCGCGCGGCACGGGCTGTACGGGGAGAAGGACATCGTGCCCATCTCCATCTTCTGGCAGGTGCCGCAGTACTTCATCATCGGCGCCGCCGAGGTGTTCGTCTTCGTGGGGCAGCTCGATTTCTTCTACGACCAGGCGCCGGACGCCATGAGGAGCATGTGCACGGCGCTGTCGCTCACGGCGATAGCGCTGGGGGGCTACGTGAGCACGCTGCTGGTAACCGTGGTGGCGAAGGTGACGACGAGGGGCGGAAAGGAAGGGTGGATCCCGGCGAAGAACCTTAACGTCGGCCACCTCGACTATTTCTTCTGGCTGATGACCGTGCTCAGCGTCGTCAACTTTGTTGTCTACCTACCCATCGCCAATTGGTACACCTACAAGAAGACCGCCGGAGCCGGAGACGGCCAGGACGCCAACGAAGTAGGTGATGGTTCGACTGCCGGAGCCGGAGACGACCCGGACGCCAACCAAGTAGGTGATGATTCGACTGCCGGAGCCGGACATGACCAGGACGCCAACGAAGTAGGTGATGATTCACCTAAATCAGGAGACAGAACAAAATAG